A single genomic interval of Dromaius novaehollandiae isolate bDroNov1 unplaced genomic scaffold, bDroNov1.hap1 HAP1_SCAFFOLD_31, whole genome shotgun sequence harbors:
- the LOC135325587 gene encoding olfactory receptor 14J1-like produces the protein MYFFLLNLSLLDLGFISTTLPKSMANSLWDTRVISYSGCAAQVFFFFFLISAEYCLLTVMAYDRFIAICKPLHYSTLMGSRACVKMAAAAWGSGFLNALLHTANTFSIPLCQGNALDQFFCEVPQILKLSCPDYYLRELGFIVFSACLVFGCFLFIVLSYVQIFTAVLRIPSEQGRHKAFSMCLPHLSVVSVFVSTIIFAYLNPSSLSSPALNLVVAVLYSVVPPAVNPLIYSMRNKELKEALRKLIQLVLFQQE, from the coding sequence atgtacttcttcctcctcaacctctccctcctcgacctcgggttcatctccaccactctccccaaatccatggccaattccctatgGGACACCAGagtcatttcctactcaggatgtgctgctcaggtctttttcttctttttcttaatttcagcagagtattgtctcctcactgtcatggcctatgaccgctttattgccatctgcaaaccactgcactacagcacactcatgggcagcagagcttgtgtcaaaatggcagcagctgcctggggcagtggttttctcaatgctctcctgcacactgctaacacattctcaataccactctgccaaggcaatgccctggaccagttcttctgtgaagtgccccagatcctcaagctctcctgcccAGACtactacctcagggaacttgggttTATTGTATTTAGTGCCtgcttagtctttgggtgtttccttttcattgtgctgtcctacgtgcagatcttcacggccgtgctgaggatcccctctgagcagggccggcacaaagccttttccatgtgcctcccgcacctgtcTGTGGTCTCTGTGTTTGTCAGCACTATCATATTTGCCTACTTGaacccctcctccctctcctccccagctctgaatctggtggtggctgttctgtactcggtggtgcctccagcagtgaaccccctcatctacagcatgaggaacaaggagctcaaggaggcactgaggaaactgattcagctggtactgtttcagcaggaataa